A part of Arachis hypogaea cultivar Tifrunner chromosome 12, arahy.Tifrunner.gnm2.J5K5, whole genome shotgun sequence genomic DNA contains:
- the LOC112728700 gene encoding prolycopene isomerase, chloroplastic isoform X2: MGILLMLVHLSCLVLVIRSGNLNLITQALEAVGCKMQVIPDPTMVHFHLPNNLSVRVHKEYEKFIQELTSYFPHEKEGILKFFGECWKIFNALNSLELKSLEEPLYLFGQFFQKPVECLTLAYYLPQNAGDIARKYIKDPQLLSYIDVECFLVSTVNALQTPMINASMVLCDRHFEGINYPIGGVGGIAKSLAKGLVDKGSEILYKANVTNIILDENGKAVGVRLSDGREFFAKTIISNATRWDTFGKLLKGEVIPKEEENFQNVYVKAPSFLSIHMGVKAEVLPPDTDCHHFVLEDDWTKLETSYGSLFLSIPTVLDSSLAPEGRHILHIFTVSSMEDWEEIGREEYEAKKQFVADEIICRLEKKLFPGLKSSIDFMEVGTPKTHRRYLARVDGTYGPMPRKTPKGLLGMPFNTTGVNGLYCVGDSCFPGQGVIAVAFSGVMCAHRVAADIGLEKKSPVMDTMLLRLLGWLRTLA, encoded by the exons ATGGGTATACTTTTGATGTTGGTTCATCTGTCATGTTTGGTTTTAGTGATAAGGTCA GGTAATCTCAATTTGATTACACAAGCATTGGAAGCAGTTGGTTGCAAGATGCAGGTGATACCTGATCCGACAATGGTCCATTTTCATCTGCCAAATAATCTTTCTGTTCGCGTGCACAAAGAATATGAAAAGTTCATTCAAGAATTGACGAGTTACTTTCCCCACGAAAAGGAGGGTATCCTCAAATTCTTTGGTGAATGCTGGAAG ATTTTCAATGCGCTGAATTCGTTAGAGTTGAAGTCGCTGGAGGAGCCACTCTATCTTTTTGGACAGTTTTTTCAGAAACCAGTTGAATGCTTGACCCTAG CTTATTATTTGCCTCAGAATGCCGGGGACATAGCTAGGAAGTACATTAAAGATCCACAGTTGTTGTCTTACATAGATGTTGAG TGTTTTTTAGTGAGCACAGTCAATGCTTTGCAGACCCCAATGATCAATGCAAGCATG GTTCTATGCGATAGGCACTTTGAGGGGATTAACTACCCCATTGGTGGTGTTGGTGGCATTGCAAAGTCCCTGGCGAAAGGTCTAGTCGATAAGGGCAGTGAGATACTATACAAGGCAAATGTCACTAATATCATACTTGATGAGAATGGCAAAGCT GTAGGAGTGAGGCTTTCAGATGGAAGAGAATTCTTTGCCAAAACCATAATATCCAATGCTACGAGATGGGACACATTTG GAAAGTTATTAAAGGGAGAAGTGATTCCGAAAGAGGAAGAGAACTTCCAGAATGTTTATGTTAAAGCTCCTTCTTTTCTGTCAATTCACATGGGAGTTAAAGCCGAGGTTTTACCACCTGATACAGATTGCCACCATTTTGTGCTTGAG GACGACTGGACCAAATTGGAGACGTCTTATGGAAGTTTGTTTTTAAGTATACCAACTGTTCTCGATTCATCACTGGCTCCAGAAGGTCGTCACATCCTTCATATATTCACAGTTTCTTCGATGGAGGACTGGGAG GAAATTGGAAGAGAAGAATATGAGGCAAAGAAGCAGTTTGTAGCAGATGAAATCATATGCAGATTAGAGAAGAAATTGTTTCCAGGTCTTAAATCATCCATTGATTTTATGGAG GTAGGGACACCAAAGACACACCGGCGGTACCTAGCTCGTGTTGATGGAACTTACGGACCAATGCCTCGCAAAACTCCAAAGGGATTACTGGGAATGCCATTCAATACCACG GGCGTAAATGGTCTTTACTGTGTGGGTGATAGCTGCTTCCCTGGACAAGGTGTTATTGCAGTTGCTTTCTCTGGAGTCATGTGTGCTCATCGAGTTGCTGCAGATATTG GGTTGGAGAAGAAGTCACCAGTTATGGATACCATGCTGCTTAGGTTGCTTGGTTGGTTAAGAACACTTGCATGA
- the LOC112728700 gene encoding prolycopene isomerase, chloroplastic isoform X1, translated as MLNFPFLSAPQKHVFSSYISHHTPLRPTVQNPNFHPKFESLASGVCKASEFPSGYGGLRAKAPRGKRVLAVVSSEPVVESEGSGRRREESGERFDAIVIGSGIGGLVAGTQLAVKGARVLVLEKYVIPGGSSGFYQRDGYTFDVGSSVMFGFSDKGNLNLITQALEAVGCKMQVIPDPTMVHFHLPNNLSVRVHKEYEKFIQELTSYFPHEKEGILKFFGECWKIFNALNSLELKSLEEPLYLFGQFFQKPVECLTLAYYLPQNAGDIARKYIKDPQLLSYIDVECFLVSTVNALQTPMINASMVLCDRHFEGINYPIGGVGGIAKSLAKGLVDKGSEILYKANVTNIILDENGKAVGVRLSDGREFFAKTIISNATRWDTFGKLLKGEVIPKEEENFQNVYVKAPSFLSIHMGVKAEVLPPDTDCHHFVLEDDWTKLETSYGSLFLSIPTVLDSSLAPEGRHILHIFTVSSMEDWEEIGREEYEAKKQFVADEIICRLEKKLFPGLKSSIDFMEVGTPKTHRRYLARVDGTYGPMPRKTPKGLLGMPFNTTGVNGLYCVGDSCFPGQGVIAVAFSGVMCAHRVAADIGLEKKSPVMDTMLLRLLGWLRTLA; from the exons ATGCTCAATTTTCCTTTCCTTTCAGCTCCCCAAAAACATGTCTTTTCCAGCTACATctctcatcatacacctttgcgCCCCACCGTTCAAAATCCAAACTTTCATCCAAAGTTTGAATCTTTAGCTTCTGGGGTTTGCAAAGCAAGTGAATTTCCATCTGGGTATGGCGGTTTGAGAGCAAAAGCTCCAAGAGGGAAAAGGGTGTTGGCTGTGGTGTCATCAGAACCAGTGGTGGAAAGCGAGGGAAGTGGGAGGAGAAGAGAGGAAAGTGGTGAAAGGTTTGATGCAATTGTTATAGGGTCTGGGATTGGAGGGTTAGTTGCAGGGACTCAGCTAGCAGTAAAAGGTGCAAGAGTTTTGGTTTTGGAGAAGTATGTGATTCCTGGTGGAAGCTCTGGTTTTTATCAGAGAGATGGGTATACTTTTGATGTTGGTTCATCTGTCATGTTTGGTTTTAGTGATAAG GGTAATCTCAATTTGATTACACAAGCATTGGAAGCAGTTGGTTGCAAGATGCAGGTGATACCTGATCCGACAATGGTCCATTTTCATCTGCCAAATAATCTTTCTGTTCGCGTGCACAAAGAATATGAAAAGTTCATTCAAGAATTGACGAGTTACTTTCCCCACGAAAAGGAGGGTATCCTCAAATTCTTTGGTGAATGCTGGAAG ATTTTCAATGCGCTGAATTCGTTAGAGTTGAAGTCGCTGGAGGAGCCACTCTATCTTTTTGGACAGTTTTTTCAGAAACCAGTTGAATGCTTGACCCTAG CTTATTATTTGCCTCAGAATGCCGGGGACATAGCTAGGAAGTACATTAAAGATCCACAGTTGTTGTCTTACATAGATGTTGAG TGTTTTTTAGTGAGCACAGTCAATGCTTTGCAGACCCCAATGATCAATGCAAGCATG GTTCTATGCGATAGGCACTTTGAGGGGATTAACTACCCCATTGGTGGTGTTGGTGGCATTGCAAAGTCCCTGGCGAAAGGTCTAGTCGATAAGGGCAGTGAGATACTATACAAGGCAAATGTCACTAATATCATACTTGATGAGAATGGCAAAGCT GTAGGAGTGAGGCTTTCAGATGGAAGAGAATTCTTTGCCAAAACCATAATATCCAATGCTACGAGATGGGACACATTTG GAAAGTTATTAAAGGGAGAAGTGATTCCGAAAGAGGAAGAGAACTTCCAGAATGTTTATGTTAAAGCTCCTTCTTTTCTGTCAATTCACATGGGAGTTAAAGCCGAGGTTTTACCACCTGATACAGATTGCCACCATTTTGTGCTTGAG GACGACTGGACCAAATTGGAGACGTCTTATGGAAGTTTGTTTTTAAGTATACCAACTGTTCTCGATTCATCACTGGCTCCAGAAGGTCGTCACATCCTTCATATATTCACAGTTTCTTCGATGGAGGACTGGGAG GAAATTGGAAGAGAAGAATATGAGGCAAAGAAGCAGTTTGTAGCAGATGAAATCATATGCAGATTAGAGAAGAAATTGTTTCCAGGTCTTAAATCATCCATTGATTTTATGGAG GTAGGGACACCAAAGACACACCGGCGGTACCTAGCTCGTGTTGATGGAACTTACGGACCAATGCCTCGCAAAACTCCAAAGGGATTACTGGGAATGCCATTCAATACCACG GGCGTAAATGGTCTTTACTGTGTGGGTGATAGCTGCTTCCCTGGACAAGGTGTTATTGCAGTTGCTTTCTCTGGAGTCATGTGTGCTCATCGAGTTGCTGCAGATATTG GGTTGGAGAAGAAGTCACCAGTTATGGATACCATGCTGCTTAGGTTGCTTGGTTGGTTAAGAACACTTGCATGA
- the LOC112728709 gene encoding sucrose-phosphatase 1, protein MDRLKSSARLMIVSDLDHTMVDHHDPENTSILRFNALWEAHYRHDSLLVFSTGRSPTLYKQLRKEKPMITPDITIMSVGTEITYGKSMVPDDGWVQFLNQKWDKDIVIEETSKFPELSRQAETEQRPHKVSFYVKKEKVEQVTEALNKVLKGRGLDVKIIYSGGIDLDILPQGAGKGQALAYLLKKFESEGKRPVNTLVCGDSGNDAELFSIPGVHGVMVSNAQEELLQWYAANAKNNPKILHASERCAAGIIQAIGHFKLGTNISPRDVSDLTKDIENAHPAHEVVNFNLLLEKWRRAEVEDTELFLAGLKAVAHPTGIFIHPSGTEHHIKDHLNILRKVYGDSQGKPLKIWVDDVSASQIGSDTWLLKFDKWELYGEERQGCVVTAIMSTKESNWFTWVHIHQTFLEQSGKQEWMF, encoded by the exons ATGGATCGCCTAAAATCTTCTGCGCGGCTCATGATTGTTTCGGATCTTGATCACACAATG GTTGATCACCATGACCCTGAGAACACTTCCATTTTAAGGTTCAATGCGCTTTGGGAAGCGCATTACCGCCATGATTCCCTGCTAGTTTTCTCGACCGGAAGGTCTCCCACGCTATACAAACAGTTGAGGAAGGAGAAGCCCATGATAACTCCAGATATAACCATAATGTCTGTAGGGACCGAGATAACGTATGGTAAATCGATGGTGCCGGATGATGGTTGGGTTCAGTTTTTGAATCAGAAATGGGACAAGGACATAGTCATAGAGGAAACAAGCAAGTTTCCTGAACTTAGTCGTCAG GCAGAAACGGAACAAAGGCCGCACAAAGTTAGCTTTTATGTCAAGAAAGAGAAGGTTGAACAAGTGACAGAGGCCCTTAATAAGGTTCTCAAAGGGCGTGGG TtggatgttaaaataatatatagtgGAGGAATCGATTTGGATATACTACCACAAGGTGCTGGCAAAGGTCAAGCTCTTGCTTATCTGCTCAAAAAATTTGAGAGCGAAGGAAAACGACCTGTTAATACTCTTGTTTGTGGTGACTCTGGAAATGATGCTGAGCTGTTCAGCATTCCAGGAGTCCATGGCGTCATG GTAAGCAATGCCCAAGAAGAATTGTTGCAGTGGTATGCTGCAAATGCTAAAAATaaccccaagattcttcatgccTCAGAGCGATGTGCAGCCGGGATTATACAAGCTATAGGTCATTTCAAGTTAGGCACAAACATTTCGCCTAGAGATGTTTCAGATCTTACAAAAGACATTGAAAATGCGCATCCAGCACACGAAGTAGTGAACTTCAACTTGTTACTGGAAAAGTGGAGGCGTGCAGAAGTTGAGGACACTGAGCTGTTTCTTGCTGGACTAAAGGCTGTTGCT CATCCAACCGGTATTTTTATCCATCCTTCTGGTACTGAGCATCATATCAAGGACCATCTAAATATTTTGAGGAAGGTGTACGGTGACAGCCAAGGAAAACCATTGAAGATTTGGGTGGATGATGTGTCAGCTTCACAGATTGGTTCGGATACATGGCTATTGAAGTTTGACAAGTGGGAACTATATG GTGAAGAACGGCAAGGTTGTGTTGTCACTGCCATTATGAGTACAAAG GAGTCCAATTGGTTCACTTGGGTGCATATCCATCAGACTTTTTTGGAACAATCAGGGAAGCAAGAATGGATGTTTTAA
- the LOC112729471 gene encoding uncharacterized protein codes for MIPTKFNFNFSIRTNRKREKMENNSSMKIGVMTVFAVSGSMVLLIHRVHKHMLKNFMEKFEVEICGYTPHDEHKSLDESPKKHQIKKKVRFAEYVLEFPIEKTQHIMKDDKVLVGERVQNCGCEELKDIMPYTNNMYRGILKHRN; via the exons ATGATCCcaaccaaatttaattttaatttttcaattagaACAAATAGAAAGAGGGAAAAAATGGAGAATAATAGTTCAATGAAAATTGGAGTCATGACTGTTTTTGCTGTTTCTGGAAGCATGGTTCTTTTGATTCATCGAGTTCATAAGCATATGCTCAAGAATTTCATGGAgaaatttgaagttgaaatttgtgGTTACACACCACATGATGAGCATAAAAGCTTGGATG AATCTCCGAAGAaacatcaaataaagaagaaggtgCGGTTCGCTGAGTATGTGTTGGAATTTCcaatagaaaagacacaacatATTATGAAGGATGACAAGGTTTTAGTTGGAGAAAGAGTTCAAAACTGTGGGTGTGAGGAATTGAAAGATATCATGCCATACACTAATAATATGTATAGGGGAATTTTGAAACATAGGAATTGA
- the LOC112728710 gene encoding uncharacterized protein, with protein sequence MSNMIVLRQTSFNNHRHRRQQQQLIHGGHQGGSKKSAGTKIGEVIGGATAVCCCFPIGLANVVFLAIYKVPAGLCRQALQKRKQRRRLRQARKEGLYPPNRCYSYALDEEFGGKFFGRGAGEEDVAKKLKDEKLEEEMIDKEVMELEKEMWETFYGTGFWRSCSKRDNSSSQGFISIVSGPNAQVHDAKYCTEFI encoded by the coding sequence ATGTCCAATATGATTGTTCTCCGGCAAACATCCTTTAATAATCATCGGCACCGGCGACAGCAGCAGCAGCTCATCCATGGCGGCCATCAAGGCGGTTCCAAGAAGTCCGCCGGGACAAAGATCGGAGAGGTGATCGGCGGTGCAACCGCCGTGTGTTGTTGTTTTCCCATTGGTTTGGCCAACGTTGTGTTCCTTGCTATTTACAAGGTCCCGGCTGGTCTCTGTAGACAGGCGCTGCAGAAAAGAAAGCAGCGCCGTCGACTGAGACAAGCCAGGAAAGAAGGGTTATACCCTCCAAATCGTTGTTATAGCTACGCCTTAGACGAGGAATTTGGAGGTAAATTTTTCGGCCGCGGCGCCGGCGAAGAGGATGTAGctaagaaattgaaagatgagaaGTTGGAAGAGGAAATGATAGACAAAGAGGTTATGGAGCTTGAGAAGGAGATGTGGGAAACATTTTATGGCACTGGGTTTTGGAGAAGTTGTTCTAAAAGAGATAATTCATCATCACAAGGTTTTATTAGCATTGTTTCTGGTCCTAATGCTCAAGTTCATGATGCTAAATATTGTACAGAATTTATCTAG